Proteins co-encoded in one Flavivirga eckloniae genomic window:
- a CDS encoding tyrosine-protein phosphatase — MLRFFSKKLFLKDLLEDFVDIHNHILPGIDDGATNIEDSLRLIEGMKGLGIKQFIPTPHVMQDTYPNTDDSIGDAYQRLLGALDSKLLNSITLNPAAEYMLDSNFESLLESRNLFTLKRDYVLIEMSYYQAPINLESIIFKIKTKGYLPVLAHPERYSFYHNNLNYYKRLKQLGCFFQLNMLSLSAYYGKPVEKTANYLIDKQLVDFIGSDIHHERHVDKISNLILSNKKVNENIGKIIKNTNRTFSVI, encoded by the coding sequence ATGCTCCGTTTTTTTTCTAAAAAATTATTCCTAAAAGATTTATTAGAAGATTTCGTAGATATCCATAATCACATTCTTCCAGGTATTGATGATGGTGCAACGAATATTGAAGATTCTTTGCGTTTAATAGAAGGAATGAAAGGGCTAGGTATAAAACAATTTATCCCTACGCCACATGTCATGCAAGATACTTATCCCAATACAGATGACTCTATCGGAGATGCATATCAGAGACTATTGGGGGCTTTAGATTCAAAACTTCTTAATAGCATTACATTAAATCCAGCTGCCGAATATATGCTTGATAGTAATTTTGAAAGCTTATTAGAAAGTAGAAACTTATTTACCTTAAAAAGAGATTATGTACTTATTGAAATGTCGTACTATCAAGCACCGATAAATTTAGAAAGTATCATTTTTAAAATTAAAACGAAGGGCTACCTGCCTGTTTTAGCACACCCAGAACGTTATTCATTCTATCACAACAACCTAAACTATTATAAAAGACTTAAGCAACTGGGCTGTTTTTTTCAACTTAATATGCTTTCACTAAGTGCTTATTATGGTAAACCTGTTGAAAAAACGGCTAATTATTTAATCGATAAACAATTAGTCGATTTTATTGGTTCCGATATTCATCATGAAAGACATGTAGATAAGATTTCCAATCTTATATTGAGTAATAAAAAAGTAAATGAGAATATTGGCAAGATAATCAAAAATACCAACCGGACATTTTCGGTTATTTAA
- a CDS encoding alanine dehydrogenase has protein sequence MSKSLSPFTKQQLLPQEETLEILKRKGELFIGIPKETAFQEKRVCLTPDAVFALVSNGHRVLLESGAGNGASFSDKDYSEAGAEITKDTAKVYACPMILKVEPPSIEQIKLINPQTILISALQIKTQSKKYFEALAAKRITALAFEFIRDADGTYPAVRSLSEIAGTASVLIAAELLSDTKDGNGNGLMFGNISGVPPIEVVILGAGTVGEFAARSSIGLGANIKVFDNSITKLRRIQTNLGRPFFTSTITPKSLTKALKRCNVVIGAVRGKNRAPVIVSEDMVRSMKKGAIVIDVSIDMGGCIETSEVTTHKRPTFIKHNVIHYCVPNILARYSRTASVSLSNFFTPYLLKIAEEGGIENSLRFDKGLKNGLYFYHGILTSKSVGDWFDLDFSDVNLLIF, from the coding sequence ATGTCAAAATCGCTCTCGCCTTTTACTAAACAACAACTTTTACCACAAGAAGAAACTCTTGAAATACTTAAACGTAAGGGGGAGCTGTTTATTGGGATTCCAAAAGAGACCGCCTTTCAAGAAAAACGAGTATGTTTAACACCGGATGCTGTATTTGCCCTTGTAAGTAACGGTCATAGAGTATTATTGGAATCGGGTGCCGGGAATGGCGCTAGCTTTAGTGATAAAGACTATAGTGAAGCCGGTGCAGAAATCACAAAGGACACTGCTAAAGTGTATGCATGTCCTATGATTCTTAAAGTTGAGCCCCCAAGTATAGAGCAAATCAAACTTATTAATCCGCAAACCATATTAATATCTGCACTGCAGATAAAAACCCAGTCTAAAAAATATTTTGAAGCACTAGCCGCAAAACGAATAACTGCATTAGCATTTGAATTTATTCGCGATGCAGATGGTACTTACCCAGCTGTGAGATCGTTAAGCGAAATTGCAGGGACAGCTTCTGTACTAATAGCCGCCGAATTATTGTCTGATACCAAAGATGGCAACGGTAATGGACTCATGTTTGGAAACATTAGTGGCGTACCGCCTATTGAGGTGGTTATATTAGGCGCCGGGACAGTTGGCGAATTTGCAGCAAGAAGTTCTATTGGACTTGGTGCGAATATTAAAGTATTCGATAATTCCATTACAAAACTAAGACGCATACAGACCAATCTGGGCAGACCGTTTTTTACATCTACAATTACTCCAAAAAGTTTAACAAAAGCCTTAAAACGCTGTAACGTTGTTATTGGGGCGGTACGAGGAAAAAATAGAGCTCCGGTAATTGTTTCAGAAGACATGGTACGATCCATGAAAAAAGGCGCAATTGTTATTGATGTAAGCATAGATATGGGTGGATGTATAGAAACCAGCGAAGTAACTACACACAAAAGACCAACGTTTATTAAACATAACGTTATACATTATTGTGTTCCTAATATTTTAGCCAGATATTCACGTACGGCATCTGTTTCTTTAAGTAACTTCTTCACACCTTATTTATTAAAAATTGCTGAAGAAGGCGGTATAGAAAATTCTTTAAGATTTGATAAAGGTTTAAAAAATGGGTTGTATTTTTACCACGGAATTTTAACTAGTAAATCTGTAGGTGATTGGTTCGATCTGGATTTTAGCGATGTTAATCTGCTTATCTTTTAA
- a CDS encoding sugar transferase — protein MLKRSFDVIFSIIGLTLLSPILLLIAVLIKLDSKGPVFFVQGRVGKDNIDFNIFKFRTMRVQSQKKGLLTLGNNDSRVTKIGYFLRRYKIDEFPQLINILKGDMSFVGPRPELRHYVNFYSNDDMKIFVVRPGITGLASLKYRNEVELLKAAEDPEDFFINTIIPDKLKFNKEYIKKRNFFFDLKLICITVVKVITK, from the coding sequence ATGCTTAAACGTAGTTTCGATGTTATTTTTTCTATAATAGGATTAACCCTTTTATCCCCTATTCTATTATTAATAGCTGTTTTAATTAAATTAGATTCTAAAGGGCCTGTTTTTTTTGTTCAAGGTCGTGTTGGTAAGGACAATATCGACTTTAATATTTTTAAGTTTCGCACAATGCGTGTGCAATCGCAAAAAAAAGGATTGCTTACCTTAGGAAATAACGATTCCAGGGTTACCAAAATCGGTTATTTTTTAAGACGTTATAAAATTGATGAATTTCCTCAACTAATAAACATCCTAAAAGGAGACATGAGTTTTGTAGGGCCAAGACCCGAACTAAGACATTATGTGAATTTTTACAGTAATGACGACATGAAAATTTTTGTTGTTAGACCGGGTATTACAGGACTAGCGTCATTAAAATACAGAAATGAGGTAGAACTACTAAAGGCCGCAGAAGACCCAGAGGACTTCTTCATCAATACCATTATTCCTGATAAATTAAAATTCAATAAAGAGTATATTAAGAAGCGTAATTTCTTTTTTGACTTAAAGCTTATTTGTATTACCGTAGTTAAAGTTATCACCAAGTAG
- the tsaE gene encoding tRNA (adenosine(37)-N6)-threonylcarbamoyltransferase complex ATPase subunit type 1 TsaE, with amino-acid sequence MEISYTLNEVENVAKQLIKNVKTKTLLFYGNMGVGKTTLIKTIVKILGSDDEVSSPTFSIVNEYHLNDDKIFHFDLYRINDLEEAYNFGIEDYIDSENWKLIEWPEKIEPILSDHFDRIDLELDSENRILRLNFKTNN; translated from the coding sequence TTGGAAATAAGTTACACGCTAAATGAGGTTGAAAATGTTGCAAAACAGCTCATTAAAAATGTAAAAACTAAAACATTATTATTTTATGGCAATATGGGTGTTGGTAAAACAACACTAATAAAAACCATAGTAAAAATTTTAGGTAGCGATGATGAAGTTAGCAGTCCAACCTTTTCTATCGTTAATGAGTATCATCTAAACGATGATAAAATATTCCACTTTGATTTATATCGGATAAACGATTTGGAAGAGGCTTATAATTTTGGAATTGAAGATTATATTGACTCTGAAAATTGGAAATTAATAGAATGGCCTGAAAAAATTGAACCTATTTTATCGGATCATTTTGATAGAATTGATTTAGAATTAGATTCTGAAAATAGAATTTTAAGGCTTAATTTTAAGACAAATAACTAA
- a CDS encoding TonB-dependent receptor domain-containing protein, which produces MIKHLSYHLILLFSITSFSQEYRINGSAKDDNNNPIAYANVIVTGLGVSKTVNGTSTDENGYFIIENLKPGDYVLKISFLGFKAFMTRVELDRNINFKTITLKENLEALDGVTVVANRPTIKRTVDRLVFNVENSTLSNNNVLDVLKHTPGVLVHDGTITVKQSTPTVYINDRKVHLSSSEIQQLLEGTSATNVKSVEVITNPPAKYEAEGGAVLNIITSKNIIAGYHGSVFGNYKQGKEYPKYSLGTSHFFKTKKLSTYVNYSISPRKDFRHNNESINFIDDNNQITSSWETDFKRGRETVNQNINGNINYDIDEDNSLEFSTSILLKPRNNTKTNVNSLTEVFGTNNVLDSTFFTLNRKVDETFNFAFTLDYTHRFKKEGEKLTFSMHHTNYDASNFQNVDTDYRFPDNTFIRSNRFQTFSSQIIKLYTGQIDYELLTSDSVQFEAGAKVSNINSESLLNQFSFINGERIDDLLNSDTFLYDETNYATYMSYSKDWENWSLKSGIRAEYTDIKGHSLLTNQINKNDYLKLFPSFYLLYKFNDNNQLYFNYNKRIYRPRYNELNPFKYFLNDNTYITGDPNLQPQIDNVFTLSYTLNNKYTFEAYYHYEDAPTLVIVFQDNDDNILKYVNTNIDRSISYGLDFTTYTKLSNHWNLYVLLSLFHYDNQFFALESGNEIETNNKWSVYGQITNYFSFLKDKSLTADISFTYISPIVDGPSIVSTRYGLDIDVKKIFWNNRASLSLGATDIFNTQNFTQTTKYLNQDVFLNSWMENRMFTLGFSYKFGNYRLQNNQKDIEFSERERLN; this is translated from the coding sequence ATGATTAAACATTTATCCTATCATTTAATCTTGTTATTCTCTATAACTTCTTTTTCTCAAGAATACAGAATTAATGGATCCGCTAAGGATGATAATAATAATCCAATTGCGTATGCTAACGTAATAGTTACAGGTCTTGGAGTTTCCAAAACGGTAAATGGAACGTCTACAGATGAAAATGGTTATTTTATAATAGAAAACCTAAAGCCAGGTGATTATGTTTTAAAAATTAGTTTTCTTGGATTTAAAGCTTTTATGACTAGGGTAGAGCTCGACAGGAATATTAATTTTAAAACCATCACGCTTAAGGAAAATTTAGAAGCTCTTGATGGGGTTACAGTAGTTGCAAACAGACCTACTATTAAGCGAACGGTAGACCGTTTGGTGTTTAATGTAGAAAATTCCACTTTATCTAATAATAATGTGCTGGATGTTTTAAAGCACACGCCAGGGGTTTTGGTGCATGATGGTACTATAACGGTAAAGCAATCAACCCCTACAGTATACATAAATGATAGAAAAGTACATTTGTCTTCAAGTGAAATCCAGCAACTTTTGGAGGGTACTTCTGCCACTAATGTGAAATCGGTTGAAGTTATTACAAATCCTCCAGCAAAGTATGAAGCTGAAGGAGGAGCAGTACTTAATATAATAACTAGTAAAAATATTATTGCTGGGTACCATGGAAGTGTTTTTGGAAATTATAAACAAGGGAAAGAGTACCCAAAATACTCACTAGGTACCAGTCATTTTTTTAAAACAAAAAAGCTTAGTACTTATGTAAACTATAGTATAAGTCCTAGAAAAGATTTTAGGCATAATAATGAATCTATAAATTTTATAGATGACAACAATCAAATTACTTCAAGTTGGGAAACTGACTTTAAAAGGGGAAGAGAGACAGTTAATCAAAATATAAATGGTAATATCAATTATGATATTGATGAAGATAACAGTTTAGAGTTTTCTACAAGTATACTCTTAAAGCCTAGGAATAATACTAAAACTAATGTTAATTCTTTAACTGAGGTTTTTGGAACTAATAATGTATTAGATTCTACCTTTTTTACGTTAAATCGCAAAGTTGATGAAACCTTTAATTTTGCTTTTACACTAGATTACACCCATAGGTTTAAAAAAGAAGGAGAGAAGCTCACTTTTAGTATGCATCATACCAATTATGATGCTTCAAATTTCCAAAATGTGGATACCGATTATCGCTTTCCCGACAATACGTTTATAAGAAGCAACAGGTTTCAAACATTTTCAAGCCAGATTATAAAATTGTATACTGGACAGATAGATTATGAATTACTAACAAGCGATTCGGTTCAATTCGAGGCAGGAGCTAAGGTGTCTAATATTAACTCCGAGAGTCTTTTAAATCAGTTTAGTTTTATAAATGGAGAAAGAATAGATGATTTGCTAAATTCTGATACTTTTTTATATGATGAAACTAATTATGCTACTTATATGAGTTATTCTAAAGATTGGGAAAACTGGAGTTTAAAATCGGGAATAAGAGCAGAGTATACAGATATTAAGGGGCATTCTTTGTTAACAAATCAAATAAATAAAAATGATTATTTGAAGCTTTTTCCATCTTTTTATTTACTTTATAAATTTAACGACAATAATCAACTATATTTTAATTACAATAAGCGTATCTATAGACCTAGGTATAATGAGCTTAACCCTTTCAAATACTTTTTAAATGATAATACATACATAACTGGAGATCCTAATTTACAGCCGCAGATAGATAATGTATTCACTCTTAGTTATACGCTAAATAATAAGTATACATTTGAAGCTTACTATCATTATGAAGACGCTCCGACATTGGTAATTGTATTTCAGGATAATGATGACAATATACTAAAATACGTTAATACAAACATTGATAGGAGTATTTCTTATGGGTTAGATTTTACAACATATACCAAGCTGTCGAATCATTGGAATTTATATGTATTGTTGTCATTGTTTCATTATGACAACCAATTTTTTGCTTTAGAAAGTGGTAATGAAATTGAAACTAACAATAAATGGTCTGTTTATGGACAAATCACTAATTACTTTTCTTTTTTAAAGGATAAAAGTTTAACCGCAGATATATCATTTACATATATATCGCCAATAGTAGATGGGCCTTCTATTGTGAGTACAAGATATGGGTTGGATATTGATGTGAAGAAAATATTTTGGAATAATAGAGCATCATTAAGCTTAGGTGCTACGGATATTTTCAACACACAAAATTTTACACAAACAACCAAATATTTAAATCAAGACGTATTTCTGAATTCTTGGATGGAAAATAGAATGTTTACTTTAGGGTTTAGTTATAAATTTGGTAATTACAGATTACAAAACAATCAAAAAGATATAGAATTTAGCGAAAGGGAGCGGCTAAATTAA
- the aroB gene encoding 3-dehydroquinate synthase, whose amino-acid sequence MDSITTNECTIHFNDACYTPLNKHIKERNFSKIFILVDENTHQHCLPYFLEKLETDIVIEIIEIESGEINKTIDTCVGIWNTLSEQDADRKSLLINIGGGVITDMGGFTACTFKRGIAYINVPTTLLSMVDASVGGKTGVDLGHLKNQIGVISDPDLVLIDTTYLNTLAQNQMRSGLAEMLKHGLISDVAYWNKFKDLSKLTLNDLDILIYESVLIKKNVVENDPYEDNLRKTLNFGHTLGHAIESYFLSNPDKTTLLHGEAIIVGMVLACYISTELAGFPKQTTIDIKDLFINYYGKVTINKEEYAPIIELLKYDKKNNHGNINFVLLESIGNPVIDRLVDDQIIIDAFQFYDN is encoded by the coding sequence ATGGATTCTATTACCACAAATGAATGCACAATTCATTTTAACGATGCATGCTATACCCCTCTAAATAAACATATTAAAGAGCGTAACTTCTCTAAAATATTTATTTTGGTTGATGAAAATACGCATCAACATTGTTTGCCTTATTTCTTGGAAAAGCTTGAAACAGATATTGTTATCGAGATTATTGAAATTGAATCTGGAGAAATTAATAAAACTATAGATACTTGCGTTGGAATCTGGAATACACTTTCGGAGCAGGATGCCGATAGAAAAAGCTTACTTATAAATATAGGTGGCGGTGTTATTACCGATATGGGTGGCTTTACTGCTTGTACCTTTAAAAGAGGGATTGCCTATATTAATGTTCCTACTACCTTGCTCTCGATGGTTGATGCCTCTGTTGGCGGAAAAACCGGAGTAGATTTAGGGCATTTAAAAAACCAAATAGGTGTTATTAGCGATCCCGATCTGGTTTTAATCGATACTACATATCTTAATACGTTAGCGCAAAATCAAATGCGTTCTGGTTTGGCTGAAATGCTAAAGCACGGATTAATTAGCGATGTTGCTTATTGGAACAAGTTTAAGGATTTATCCAAATTAACTTTAAACGATTTAGATATTTTAATCTATGAATCTGTTTTGATTAAAAAGAATGTGGTTGAAAATGACCCATACGAAGATAATCTGCGTAAAACTTTAAACTTTGGTCATACGCTTGGTCACGCTATAGAATCTTATTTTTTAAGCAATCCTGATAAAACAACCTTGTTGCATGGAGAGGCCATTATTGTAGGTATGGTTTTAGCCTGTTACATTTCTACTGAGTTAGCAGGGTTCCCTAAGCAAACAACAATAGACATCAAGGATTTATTCATTAATTATTACGGAAAGGTTACGATTAACAAAGAAGAGTACGCTCCAATAATTGAATTGCTTAAATACGATAAAAAGAACAATCACGGTAACATCAATTTTGTACTATTAGAATCGATTGGTAACCCTGTAATTGACCGTCTGGTTGATGATCAAATAATTATTGATGCTTTTCAGTTTTATGACAACTAA
- a CDS encoding polysaccharide biosynthesis protein, whose product MNTSTSNHIDQLLINSGLFPIKKTHHEELNNFDFSNDVILITGAAGSIGSELSKQLLACRYKRLILVDVAESPLYDLIKDLEFENTENVDFLLLNIIEEPTLRHLFETYKPTLIFHSAAYKHVPLMEANPYEAVKLNIFGTKLLADLSTEHDVKKFIFISTDKAVNPVSVMGMSKRIAENYLDHISSGSKTQFTITRFGNILGSNGSVLPLFKKQIESGMPITITNKAISRYFINKNKACTLILEIATFNKDESNTYTFNMGDPIKIIDLAKRVIVLYNAVNKSIDIKITGLRPGEKLHEDIVSKHETLISTKNESILLVKPNNNLETSKINFSELAAITPNMPNPEVKSILKKYV is encoded by the coding sequence ATGAATACGTCTACTTCTAACCATATAGACCAATTATTAATTAATTCCGGGTTATTTCCCATTAAAAAAACACATCACGAAGAATTAAATAATTTTGATTTTTCCAATGATGTAATTTTAATTACTGGAGCTGCTGGTTCTATAGGAAGTGAACTTTCAAAACAATTATTGGCCTGTCGCTATAAAAGACTTATTTTGGTAGATGTTGCAGAATCTCCTTTATATGATCTTATAAAGGATTTAGAGTTTGAAAACACAGAAAATGTTGATTTTCTCCTTTTAAATATTATCGAAGAACCTACACTAAGACACCTTTTTGAAACTTACAAGCCTACACTTATCTTTCATTCTGCCGCATACAAACATGTACCATTAATGGAAGCAAACCCATATGAAGCTGTTAAGCTTAATATTTTTGGTACAAAACTGCTAGCAGACTTATCTACAGAACATGATGTGAAGAAATTTATATTCATTTCAACAGATAAGGCCGTAAACCCCGTAAGTGTTATGGGAATGTCCAAACGCATTGCTGAAAATTATCTCGACCATATATCCTCGGGATCAAAAACGCAGTTCACTATAACCAGATTTGGTAATATACTTGGTTCTAACGGATCTGTTTTACCGCTTTTTAAAAAGCAGATAGAGTCTGGTATGCCGATTACCATTACAAACAAAGCTATTTCCCGTTATTTTATTAATAAGAATAAAGCCTGTACTTTAATCCTTGAAATAGCAACGTTTAATAAAGATGAAAGCAACACCTATACTTTCAATATGGGTGACCCCATTAAAATAATTGATTTAGCCAAAAGAGTTATAGTCCTTTATAATGCTGTTAATAAAAGCATTGATATAAAAATTACTGGGCTTCGTCCGGGAGAGAAACTTCATGAGGACATTGTTTCGAAACACGAAACCTTAATCTCTACTAAAAATGAAAGTATACTTTTGGTTAAACCAAATAACAACCTTGAAACTAGTAAAATTAACTTTTCCGAATTAGCTGCTATTACACCCAATATGCCTAACCCGGAAGTTAAATCTATTTTAAAGAAATATGTTTAA
- the porX gene encoding T9SS response regulator signal transducer PorX — MNTIQILWVDDEIDLLKPHILFLKQRNYDVTTCMSGTEAIDIIDDKSFDIVFLDENMPGLTGLETLNEIKEKQDNLPVVMITKSEEEYIMEEAIGNKIADYLIKPVNPNQILLSLKKNLDHSRLISEKTTSNYQQEFRKIAMELSMVNSYEEWVNLYQKLLYWEIQLEDIEDAGMFEILESQKNEANIQFGKFIEKNYANWFNPNTESPIMSHMLFKEKIAPEITKEQPTILILIDNLRYDQWKVFEPIINNYYKKVKEEAFFSILPTATQYARNAIFSGLMPSDMEKLFPKYWKNDTDDGGKNLHEADFLDTQIKRLGLTHLNYDYHKITNLKNGKKLAENFKSLKNNDLTVIVYNFVDMLSHAKTEMEVVKELASNDKAYRSLTLSWFKNSPLLDMIQQAQQLGFKLILTTDHGTINVKNPSKVVGDRDTSLNLRYKTGRSLTYDDKDVLVVKNPKDVRLPSINMSSSYIFAKSDLFFAYPNNYNHYVSYFRNTYQHGGVSLEEMIIPFVVFNPK, encoded by the coding sequence ATGAATACAATACAAATACTTTGGGTAGATGACGAAATAGATTTACTAAAACCTCATATTTTATTTTTAAAACAACGCAATTATGATGTTACTACATGTATGAGTGGCACGGAAGCCATTGATATTATTGACGACAAAAGTTTTGATATTGTATTTTTAGATGAAAACATGCCCGGACTTACTGGGCTGGAAACATTAAATGAAATAAAGGAAAAACAAGACAATCTTCCGGTGGTTATGATAACCAAAAGTGAGGAAGAATATATTATGGAAGAGGCCATTGGCAATAAAATAGCCGATTACCTTATTAAGCCTGTAAACCCAAACCAAATCCTATTAAGTTTAAAAAAGAATTTAGACCATTCGCGATTGATATCTGAAAAAACAACTTCGAACTACCAGCAAGAATTTAGGAAAATTGCTATGGAATTGTCTATGGTAAATTCTTATGAGGAATGGGTGAATTTGTATCAGAAACTTTTGTACTGGGAAATCCAGCTCGAAGATATCGAAGATGCTGGTATGTTTGAAATTTTAGAATCCCAGAAAAATGAGGCTAATATTCAGTTCGGAAAGTTTATTGAAAAAAATTATGCCAATTGGTTTAACCCTAATACGGAGTCTCCTATAATGTCTCACATGCTTTTTAAGGAAAAAATAGCACCAGAGATCACCAAGGAGCAACCTACTATATTGATTCTTATTGATAATCTGCGTTACGATCAATGGAAAGTTTTCGAGCCTATAATTAACAATTACTATAAAAAGGTAAAAGAAGAAGCTTTCTTTAGTATCCTACCAACTGCTACTCAATATGCACGTAATGCTATTTTTTCAGGATTGATGCCTAGCGATATGGAAAAACTATTTCCAAAATATTGGAAAAATGATACCGATGATGGTGGTAAAAATTTGCATGAAGCAGATTTTTTAGATACACAAATAAAACGATTAGGTTTAACACATTTAAATTATGACTATCATAAAATCACCAATTTAAAAAATGGGAAAAAGTTAGCTGAGAATTTCAAATCGCTTAAAAATAACGACCTCACAGTTATTGTATATAATTTTGTAGACATGCTATCGCATGCCAAAACAGAAATGGAAGTTGTTAAAGAATTAGCATCTAACGATAAAGCTTACAGATCTTTAACACTAAGTTGGTTTAAAAATTCGCCACTTTTAGACATGATACAACAGGCGCAACAATTAGGGTTTAAACTAATTTTAACGACAGACCATGGTACTATTAATGTTAAAAATCCTTCTAAAGTAGTTGGTGACAGAGACACCAGCTTAAACCTTCGTTACAAAACAGGAAGGAGCTTAACTTATGACGATAAAGATGTATTGGTGGTTAAAAACCCAAAAGACGTTCGTCTACCTTCCATAAATATGAGCAGTTCCTATATTTTCGCAAAAAGCGATCTGTTTTTTGCTTACCCAAATAACTATAATCACTATGTGAGTTATTTTAGAAACACCTATCAACATGGTGGTGTTTCGCTTGAGGAAATGATTATCCCTTTTGTAGTATTTAACCCTAAATAA
- a CDS encoding proline dehydrogenase family protein encodes MSTRQIFDNTEVAFSLKNDSELERAYFLFKMISIEPLVRIGTAATNFAIKARLPIEGLIRSTVFDHFCGGVNEADCLPVIDKMFSNGVSSVLDYSVEGKESDKEFDSAMGTILNIIDFAKDKDAIPIAVFKPTGFGRLALYEKVGSGKTLTESEQKEWDNIENRFDIVCKKAKDNDIAILIDSEESWMQDAADALVTKMMQKYNTEKPIVFNTLQMYRHDRLAFLKKEHKKAEAGNYFLGYKLVRGAYMEKENERAEEQGYVSPICVSKAATDENFDQGLRYVIDNLDRISLFAGTHNEESSYLLIELMANKGLQNNDERIWFGQLYGMSDHISFNLAKNGYNVAKYMPFGPVNDVMPYLIRRAEENTSVAGQTSRELMLITKEKKRRKKL; translated from the coding sequence ATGAGTACAAGACAAATATTCGATAACACAGAAGTTGCATTCTCGTTAAAGAATGATTCTGAATTAGAGCGCGCTTATTTTTTATTTAAAATGATTTCTATCGAACCTTTAGTTAGGATAGGTACAGCAGCTACTAACTTTGCTATTAAAGCAAGATTGCCTATTGAAGGTTTAATCCGTTCTACAGTATTTGATCATTTTTGTGGTGGTGTTAATGAAGCAGATTGCCTACCGGTAATTGATAAAATGTTTTCAAATGGTGTAAGCTCGGTGTTGGATTATTCTGTTGAAGGAAAAGAAAGTGATAAAGAGTTTGATTCCGCAATGGGTACCATTCTTAATATTATTGACTTTGCTAAGGATAAAGACGCTATTCCAATAGCGGTTTTTAAACCTACTGGCTTTGGTAGATTAGCGTTATATGAAAAAGTTGGCAGTGGTAAAACTTTAACCGAAAGCGAACAGAAAGAATGGGATAATATTGAAAATAGATTCGATATAGTTTGTAAAAAGGCGAAAGATAATGACATTGCTATATTAATCGATTCTGAAGAAAGCTGGATGCAAGATGCCGCTGATGCATTAGTAACTAAAATGATGCAAAAGTATAATACTGAAAAACCTATTGTATTTAATACGTTGCAAATGTATAGGCACGATAGGCTGGCCTTTTTAAAAAAGGAACATAAAAAAGCAGAAGCGGGTAACTATTTTCTTGGTTATAAATTGGTTCGGGGCGCTTATATGGAAAAGGAAAATGAAAGAGCTGAAGAACAAGGATATGTTTCCCCGATTTGCGTAAGTAAAGCTGCTACAGACGAAAACTTTGATCAGGGATTAAGATATGTTATAGACAATTTGGACCGTATATCTCTTTTTGCAGGAACCCATAATGAAGAAAGCTCGTATTTGTTAATCGAGTTAATGGCTAACAAAGGTTTGCAAAATAATGATGAGCGTATTTGGTTTGGTCAATTGTATGGTATGAGTGATCATATTAGTTTTAATTTGGCAAAGAATGGTTATAATGTTGCTAAATATATGCCTTTCGGGCCTGTAAATGATGTTATGCCTTATTTAATTAGAAGGGCAGAGGAAAACACTTCTGTTGCTGGGCAAACGAGTAGGGAGCTAATGCTTATAACGAAAGAAAAGAAACGCAGAAAGAAATTGTAA